One stretch of Thermodesulfobacteriota bacterium DNA includes these proteins:
- a CDS encoding lipocalin-like domain-containing protein produces MTGDGRSGLGRERGRESDIRTGRRVFSRALVLFVLAFAPGAQGDEGWSQAEAPWAWSFPRDHGAHPDFRTEWWYFTGNLRNAAGARYGYQLTFFRQGVNREPPHPENPWSLRDAHLAHFALTETEGPRFRHAERLSRAGPGLAGAAEGRMEVWNLDWWAAMEEETIRLRARTPEMGLELELVPRKPVVLHGEGGLSRKGPAPGQASYYASFTDLATAGRLVLEPGAEPVAVTGTSWFDQEFGSNQLSEDQAGWDWFSLHLSDGGDLMVYLLRRRDGSLEPASSGTLVESGGAARHLPLGDIQVEVLGRWRSPRSGASYPSRWRLRAPGVELVVAPLVPDQELDTRESTGVVYWEGAVAGEGTSGGRPVTCEGYVELTGYAGELGGLF; encoded by the coding sequence GTGACGGGAGACGGTAGGAGCGGCCTTGGCCGCGAACGGGGCCGAGAGTCGGACATCAGAACCGGCCGCAGGGTCTTCTCGCGGGCGCTTGTTCTCTTCGTTCTCGCGTTTGCCCCAGGTGCGCAGGGCGACGAGGGCTGGAGCCAGGCCGAGGCCCCGTGGGCGTGGTCGTTCCCCCGGGATCACGGGGCCCACCCCGACTTCCGCACCGAGTGGTGGTACTTCACGGGCAACCTTCGAAACGCGGCCGGAGCCCGCTACGGCTACCAGCTCACCTTCTTCCGGCAGGGCGTGAACCGGGAGCCGCCCCACCCCGAGAACCCCTGGTCCCTGCGCGACGCCCACCTGGCCCACTTTGCCCTCACCGAGACCGAGGGCCCCCGCTTTCGCCACGCCGAGCGCCTGTCGCGGGCCGGGCCCGGCCTCGCCGGCGCGGCCGAGGGGCGCATGGAGGTGTGGAACCTCGACTGGTGGGCCGCCATGGAGGAGGAGACCATCCGCCTGCGCGCGCGCACCCCGGAGATGGGACTGGAGCTCGAGCTCGTCCCCCGCAAGCCGGTGGTGCTTCATGGCGAGGGGGGCCTGAGCCGCAAGGGGCCGGCGCCGGGGCAGGCCTCGTACTACGCCTCCTTTACCGACCTGGCCACCGCGGGCCGCCTGGTTCTGGAGCCGGGCGCCGAGCCCGTCGCCGTGACGGGCACGAGCTGGTTCGACCAGGAGTTCGGCTCCAATCAACTCTCGGAGGACCAGGCCGGCTGGGACTGGTTCAGCCTGCACCTCTCGGACGGGGGCGACCTCATGGTCTACCTCCTGCGCCGCAGGGACGGGTCCCTGGAGCCCGCGAGCTCGGGCACCCTGGTGGAGTCCGGCGGCGCGGCGCGGCACCTTCCCCTGGGCGACATCCAGGTGGAGGTCCTGGGCAGGTGGCGAAGCCCCCGGAGCGGCGCCTCCTACCCCAGCCGCTGGCGGCTGCGTGCGCCCGGCGTGGAGCTCGTGGTGGCGCCGCTGGTCCCCGACCAGGAGCTCGACACCCGGGAGTCCACGGGGGTGGTCTACTGGGAGGGCGCGGTCGCCGGGGAGGGCACCTCGGGGGGCCGCCCGGTGACCTGCGAAGGGTACGTGGAGCTCACGGGCTACGCGGGGGAGCTCGGCGGCCTTTTTTGA
- a CDS encoding sulfite exporter TauE/SafE family protein: protein MEGSLGYAVLFGAGLVAGTINVLAGGGSFLTLPLLIFFGLPPTVANATNRIGVLLQNVGAVWGFHRHGVLDWRSVAWAAGPAALGAVVGTWAALRVGDQAFQRILAILMVAVTLWSLWNPLKGRAGKARGGPRVGLLAMGFFFVGVYGGFVQAGVGFFILAATTLAGLDLVRGNAVKVLSVLLLTSVSLAIFAGHGKVDWVLGLALGAGNTVGGFVGVRLAVRRGHEWLRQVVTVCIIFFAVLLLVRG from the coding sequence GTGGAGGGCAGTCTGGGGTACGCCGTGCTCTTCGGGGCGGGGCTTGTGGCGGGCACCATCAACGTGCTCGCGGGGGGCGGGTCGTTCCTGACCCTGCCGCTCCTCATCTTCTTCGGCCTCCCCCCCACGGTGGCCAATGCCACCAACCGCATCGGCGTCCTCTTGCAGAACGTGGGCGCGGTGTGGGGGTTCCACCGCCACGGGGTGCTCGACTGGAGGAGCGTCGCCTGGGCCGCAGGGCCGGCCGCCCTGGGGGCCGTGGTGGGCACTTGGGCGGCGCTGCGGGTGGGGGACCAGGCGTTCCAGCGCATCCTGGCCATCCTGATGGTCGCCGTGACCCTCTGGTCCCTCTGGAACCCCCTCAAGGGGCGGGCCGGCAAAGCTCGGGGGGGACCCCGCGTCGGGCTCCTGGCGATGGGATTCTTCTTCGTGGGGGTGTATGGGGGGTTCGTGCAGGCGGGGGTGGGATTCTTCATCCTCGCCGCCACGACCCTGGCGGGCCTGGATCTGGTGAGGGGCAACGCCGTGAAGGTGCTGAGCGTGCTGCTCCTGACCAGTGTCTCCCTTGCCATCTTTGCCGGGCACGGCAAGGTGGATTGGGTGTTGGGGCTCGCCCTGGGAGCCGGAAATACCGTGGGAGGCTTCGTGGGCGTGCGTCTGGCGGTGCGCCGGGGCCACGAGTGGCTGCGCCAGGTGGTCACGGTGTGCATCATCTTCTTTGCGGTGCTGCTGCTGGTGAGGGGGTAG
- a CDS encoding 2-hydroxyacyl-CoA dehydratase, with protein sequence MPAGRRIGITTTIPVEVIYAAGGIPVDLNNAFISHPDRRAFVEEAEIAGFPATTCGWIKGIYAAARRSEVDAVVGVMAGDCSNTQALLEIWQYEGLATIPFAYPYDRSPEVLSAEIDRLCRRLGATREAAEGQKARLDPVRARALEIDRLTWEEDRVSGFENHLSLVSASDFEGDPEGYEVRLDALLREAAGRPRRGEPVRLGFLGVPPIIDGLYPFLESLGARVVYNETQRQFCLPYLGEPLATAYTRFTYPYGIFARLEDIRREVARRRIRGVLHYVQSFCFRQMEDMLLRKSLDVPVLTLEGDRPMAVDARTRTRLESFVEMLGDVT encoded by the coding sequence ATGCCGGCCGGCAGGAGGATCGGCATCACCACCACGATTCCCGTGGAGGTGATCTACGCCGCGGGGGGCATCCCCGTGGACCTCAACAACGCCTTCATCTCCCATCCCGACCGCCGGGCGTTCGTCGAAGAAGCGGAGATCGCGGGCTTCCCGGCCACCACCTGCGGCTGGATCAAGGGCATCTACGCTGCGGCCCGGCGCTCCGAGGTGGACGCAGTGGTGGGGGTGATGGCGGGGGACTGCTCCAATACACAAGCCCTGCTGGAGATCTGGCAGTACGAGGGCCTCGCGACGATTCCCTTCGCGTACCCCTACGACCGCTCGCCCGAGGTGCTCTCCGCCGAGATCGACCGCCTCTGCCGCCGCCTGGGTGCTACCCGGGAGGCGGCCGAAGGGCAAAAGGCCCGCCTGGATCCGGTGCGCGCCCGAGCCCTGGAGATAGACCGCCTGACCTGGGAGGAAGACCGGGTTTCGGGCTTCGAGAACCACCTGAGCCTCGTCTCGGCCAGCGACTTCGAGGGCGACCCCGAGGGGTACGAGGTCCGGCTCGACGCCCTGCTCCGGGAAGCCGCGGGCCGGCCCCGGCGGGGGGAGCCGGTGCGGCTGGGGTTTCTCGGGGTGCCGCCCATCATCGACGGGCTCTACCCCTTCCTCGAGTCCCTGGGCGCCCGGGTCGTGTACAACGAGACCCAGAGGCAGTTCTGCCTTCCCTACCTGGGCGAGCCCCTGGCGACGGCCTACACCCGCTTCACATACCCCTATGGGATCTTCGCCCGCCTGGAGGACATCCGCCGGGAGGTCGCGCGCAGGCGCATCCGGGGCGTGCTCCACTACGTGCAGTCCTTCTGCTTTCGCCAGATGGAGGACATGCTGCTGCGCAAGTCCCTGGACGTGCCCGTGCTGACCCTCGAGGGCGACCGCCCCATGGCGGTGGACGCCCGCACCCGCACGCGCCTGGAGAGCTTCGTGGAGATGCTGGGCGACGTGACATAG
- a CDS encoding NCS2 family permease, producing the protein MTDFFRLRAHGTDVRTEVIAGFTTFLTAAYIVFVNPSILSATGMDKGALITVTCLVAGLSTWLMGLWANAPFMMAPGMGLNAYFAFSLCLGQGVPWQTALGVVFLSGVFFLVLTWLGVRERIIESIPANLRLAASVGIGLFITFIGLQNLGLVVKSDAVLVGLGPLTPPVLLGLGGIALMAVLETRGIRGSILLGILATAAAGFLLGLTEPPSQLVSAPASIAPVAFQLDIAAAIRPALWAAIFSFMFVDLFDSLGTLLAVSYEAGRVEANGRIPGIGRMLGADAVATLVGAVLGTSTTTTYIESAAGVAEGGRTGLTSVVTGALFLLALFFSPLIAAVPAYATAPALVIVGLFMIRGIHRIDFQRFDEALPAFLTILLMPLTYSIATGLLFGFLSYVLLKVLTGRFEDLNVVLVVIALLSLLDLVVL; encoded by the coding sequence ATGACCGACTTCTTTCGCCTGCGGGCCCACGGCACCGACGTCCGCACCGAGGTGATCGCGGGCTTCACCACCTTCCTCACCGCGGCCTACATCGTCTTCGTGAATCCCTCGATCCTCTCCGCCACGGGGATGGACAAGGGGGCCCTCATCACGGTGACGTGCCTGGTGGCGGGCCTCTCCACCTGGCTCATGGGCCTGTGGGCCAACGCCCCCTTCATGATGGCGCCGGGCATGGGGCTCAACGCCTACTTCGCCTTCAGCCTGTGCCTGGGCCAGGGGGTGCCCTGGCAGACGGCCCTGGGGGTCGTCTTCCTCTCCGGGGTGTTCTTCCTCGTGCTCACCTGGCTCGGGGTGCGGGAGCGGATCATCGAGTCGATCCCCGCCAACCTGCGGCTCGCGGCGAGCGTGGGTATCGGGCTGTTCATCACCTTCATCGGGCTCCAGAACCTGGGGCTCGTGGTCAAGAGCGATGCGGTCCTGGTGGGCCTGGGGCCGCTGACTCCCCCGGTGCTCCTGGGGCTCGGCGGCATCGCCCTCATGGCGGTGCTGGAGACCCGGGGGATCCGGGGCTCGATCCTCCTGGGCATCCTGGCCACCGCCGCGGCCGGGTTCCTCCTCGGCCTCACCGAGCCCCCCTCGCAGCTCGTGAGCGCCCCGGCGTCCATTGCGCCCGTGGCCTTCCAGCTCGACATCGCCGCGGCGATCCGGCCGGCGCTGTGGGCCGCCATCTTCTCCTTCATGTTCGTGGACCTCTTCGACAGCCTCGGTACCCTGCTCGCCGTCTCCTACGAGGCCGGCCGGGTGGAGGCCAACGGGCGCATCCCGGGAATCGGGCGGATGCTCGGCGCCGACGCCGTGGCCACGCTGGTGGGCGCCGTGCTCGGCACCTCCACGACCACCACCTACATCGAGTCGGCCGCCGGGGTGGCGGAGGGCGGGCGCACCGGGCTCACCTCGGTGGTGACGGGGGCGCTCTTCCTGCTGGCGCTCTTCTTCAGCCCCCTCATCGCTGCCGTGCCCGCCTACGCCACGGCTCCGGCCCTGGTGATCGTGGGCCTGTTCATGATCCGGGGCATCCACCGCATCGACTTCCAGCGGTTCGACGAGGCGCTGCCGGCGTTCCTCACCATTCTCCTCATGCCGCTTACCTACTCCATCGCCACGGGGCTCCTGTTCGGGTTCCTCTCCTACGTGCTCCTCAAGGTGCTCACGGGGCGTTTCGAGGACCTCAACGTCGTGCTCGTGGTGATCGCGCTCCTTTCGCTCCTGGACCTCGTCGTCCTCTGA
- the ttcA gene encoding tRNA 2-thiocytidine(32) synthetase TtcA translates to MALPAADLLEKRLLRKVGRAIHDFGMIREGDRVLVALSGGKDSWTLLHCLEALRRRAPVSFEVAAVTVHPGYPWFDTGAIEAYCREHGFRHWVEPSRIYEIVEAKRDPGSSYCSFCSRLRRGVLYGAAQREGFTRLALGHHADDLIETLLLGQFFTGEIKSMPPLLRAEDGVNVVIRPLCTVFEDDIRAYADARGFPLVGCGCPVCGAKDMKRQQVKALLGELERGHPGIKANLLSSLGRVRRGYLMERPGA, encoded by the coding sequence ATGGCCTTGCCCGCCGCCGACCTGCTGGAGAAGCGCCTCCTGCGCAAGGTGGGGCGGGCCATCCACGACTTCGGGATGATCCGCGAGGGCGACCGGGTGCTGGTGGCCCTCTCGGGGGGCAAGGACAGCTGGACGCTGCTCCACTGCCTGGAGGCGCTTCGCCGACGAGCCCCGGTCTCCTTCGAGGTGGCGGCGGTCACCGTCCACCCCGGCTACCCCTGGTTCGACACCGGGGCCATCGAGGCCTACTGCCGGGAGCACGGCTTCCGGCACTGGGTGGAGCCCTCGCGCATCTACGAGATCGTGGAGGCCAAGCGCGACCCGGGCTCGAGCTACTGCTCGTTCTGCTCGCGGCTGCGGCGCGGCGTGCTCTACGGTGCGGCCCAGCGAGAGGGGTTCACCCGCCTGGCCCTGGGGCACCACGCCGACGACCTGATCGAGACCCTGCTGCTCGGCCAGTTCTTCACGGGAGAGATCAAGAGCATGCCGCCGCTCCTGCGGGCCGAGGACGGCGTCAACGTGGTCATCCGCCCCCTGTGCACGGTGTTCGAGGACGACATCCGGGCCTATGCCGACGCCCGGGGCTTCCCCCTCGTGGGCTGCGGATGCCCCGTGTGCGGCGCCAAGGACATGAAGCGCCAGCAGGTGAAGGCGCTCCTCGGGGAGCTGGAGCGGGGTCACCCGGGCATCAAGGCCAACCTGCTCTCGAGCCTGGGACGGGTGCGCAGGGGGTACCTGATGGAGCGGCCAGGCGCCTGA
- the cls gene encoding cardiolipin synthase has product MPSLWTLVLLHLALATLLAADLLLRRKEPLATLAWLQGLYLLPGVGALLYVLVGAATIRRRTFRRKRRLAGDFAARLASRGKGPGGVREPPPGLTQTAAETLTIAIRTSRLLPTRGNAVELYDSPSDLYAALEQAVMGAARHVHFEYYIFQPDETGRHFLELLTRKARQGIEVRLLLDAVGSRSLGTAFTSPFTAAGGQLAWFLPLGALPPRFALHLRNHRKLAVVDGVVAFTGGVNIGDEYRGRWARKPSWSDTHLRVEGPAVQQLQEVFAEDWFFAAGQELTDEGYFPPQELRGDAVVHVVASSPDDPARAIHATLFHAVASARRSVWIATPYFIPDGAITTALTSSAQRGVDVRLLLPERTDHPLVDRAGESFLPGLLEAGVRVFRYEAGMLHSKLVAVDGQWGTLGSANMDIRSFRFNFELNLLVFSPTLCRRLEEIFERDLQHSSPYTRSHVESASLPRRVTTAACRLLAPLL; this is encoded by the coding sequence ATGCCGAGCCTTTGGACCCTGGTGCTCCTCCACCTGGCGCTTGCCACCCTCCTGGCCGCCGACCTCCTGCTGCGCCGCAAGGAACCCCTGGCCACGCTGGCGTGGCTGCAGGGCCTCTATCTCCTGCCGGGGGTGGGCGCGCTGCTCTATGTGCTGGTGGGCGCGGCCACGATCCGCCGCCGCACCTTTCGCCGCAAGCGTCGCCTGGCGGGAGATTTCGCCGCCCGACTCGCCTCCCGGGGCAAGGGCCCCGGGGGCGTGCGGGAACCGCCCCCCGGGCTCACCCAGACCGCCGCCGAGACCCTCACCATCGCGATCCGCACCTCCCGCCTCCTCCCCACCCGGGGCAACGCCGTCGAGTTGTACGACAGCCCCTCGGACCTCTATGCGGCCCTGGAGCAGGCGGTGATGGGGGCCGCCCGGCACGTCCACTTCGAGTACTACATCTTTCAGCCCGACGAGACGGGGCGCCACTTCCTGGAGCTCCTCACGCGGAAGGCCCGGCAGGGCATCGAGGTGCGCCTGCTCCTCGACGCGGTGGGCTCCCGCAGCCTGGGGACGGCCTTCACCTCGCCCTTTACGGCCGCGGGCGGCCAGCTCGCGTGGTTCCTGCCCCTGGGGGCGCTGCCGCCGCGCTTTGCCCTGCACCTGCGAAATCACCGCAAGCTGGCAGTGGTGGACGGGGTCGTGGCCTTTACCGGGGGGGTCAACATCGGGGACGAGTACCGGGGCCGGTGGGCCCGAAAGCCCTCGTGGAGCGACACCCACCTGCGGGTCGAGGGCCCGGCGGTGCAGCAGCTCCAGGAGGTCTTCGCGGAGGACTGGTTCTTTGCCGCCGGGCAGGAGCTTACCGACGAGGGGTACTTTCCGCCCCAGGAGCTTCGGGGAGATGCGGTGGTCCACGTGGTGGCGAGCAGTCCGGACGACCCAGCCCGGGCGATCCACGCCACCCTGTTCCACGCGGTGGCCTCGGCCCGCCGGAGCGTGTGGATCGCCACTCCCTACTTCATCCCCGACGGCGCCATCACCACGGCGCTCACCTCCTCGGCCCAGCGGGGCGTGGACGTGCGCCTGCTCCTGCCCGAGCGCACCGACCACCCCCTGGTGGACCGGGCCGGGGAGAGCTTCCTGCCCGGCCTCCTGGAGGCCGGGGTCCGGGTGTTCCGCTACGAGGCCGGCATGCTCCACTCCAAGCTTGTGGCCGTGGACGGCCAGTGGGGGACGCTGGGGTCCGCCAACATGGACATCCGCTCCTTCCGCTTCAACTTCGAGCTCAATCTCCTGGTCTTCTCCCCCACCCTGTGCCGCCGGCTCGAGGAGATCTTCGAGCGAGACCTACAGCACTCGAGCCCATACACCCGGTCGCACGTGGAGTCGGCCTCCCTCCCCCGTCGGGTCACCACGGCGGCGTGCCGGCTGCTGGCACCCTTGTTGTGA
- a CDS encoding type II toxin-antitoxin system PemK/MazF family toxin, whose protein sequence is MAGVLRGDIVWADLNPVRGREQSGLRPVLVLSAAVFNDRSGTVIAAALTSQEPRAGFPLTLELSSPDLPKRSWVKISQVRTLSVERLGKRIATASAEELAQVLEGLNEIIGG, encoded by the coding sequence GTGGCCGGAGTACTGAGGGGAGACATCGTGTGGGCCGACCTGAACCCGGTTCGCGGCCGGGAGCAGTCCGGCCTTCGCCCGGTGCTCGTGCTCAGTGCAGCGGTCTTCAACGACAGGTCCGGCACGGTGATCGCGGCGGCTCTCACCAGCCAGGAACCCCGCGCCGGCTTTCCCCTCACACTGGAACTCTCGAGCCCCGACCTCCCAAAGCGCTCCTGGGTCAAGATTAGCCAGGTCCGCACCCTGTCGGTCGAACGGCTCGGCAAACGGATCGCCACGGCCAGCGCGGAAGAGCTTGCCCAGGTGTTGGAGGGGCTGAACGAGATCATCGGCGGATGA
- a CDS encoding ribbon-helix-helix domain-containing protein codes for MGMAKVAVTMDEELLARVDRLVKERVFPSRSRAVQEAVAEKLSRLGQGRLARECAKLDPRYEQALAEEGLAAEGDGWPEY; via the coding sequence ATGGGCATGGCGAAGGTAGCCGTCACGATGGACGAGGAGCTTCTGGCCCGGGTGGACCGGTTGGTCAAGGAGCGCGTGTTCCCAAGCCGAAGCAGGGCGGTTCAGGAGGCGGTCGCCGAGAAACTGAGCCGGTTGGGGCAGGGACGGCTGGCACGGGAGTGCGCGAAACTAGACCCAAGATACGAGCAGGCCTTGGCCGAGGAGGGTCTTGCGGCGGAGGGGGACGGGTGGCCGGAGTACTGA
- a CDS encoding response regulator transcription factor — protein MDALIVEDSPVFREVLRTLLCAWFPGLKICEAEGVEEGHARFREHAPGVVFVDIGLPDGNGLDLVKRIKQEAPGTTVAVCTSHDQPAYEAAALGCGADCFLPKHSLDPKQIARVVRRAMEADPSPEDASQK, from the coding sequence TGTTTCGCGAAGTGCTGCGCACGCTCCTGTGCGCGTGGTTTCCCGGGTTGAAGATCTGCGAAGCCGAGGGGGTGGAGGAGGGGCACGCCCGCTTTCGGGAGCACGCACCCGGCGTGGTCTTCGTGGACATCGGCCTGCCCGACGGAAACGGCCTGGACCTGGTGAAGCGGATCAAGCAGGAGGCCCCCGGAACCACCGTGGCCGTGTGCACGAGCCACGACCAGCCCGCCTACGAGGCGGCAGCCCTCGGGTGCGGCGCCGACTGCTTTCTACCCAAGCACTCCCTCGACCCCAAGCAGATCGCCAGGGTGGTGCGCCGGGCGATGGAAGCAGATCCCTCCCCGGAGGACGCGTCACAGAAGTAG